From the genome of Actinacidiphila yeochonensis CN732, one region includes:
- a CDS encoding SLAC1 family transporter has translation MSTLTAPAAPAPPRSTRVRGGALREFGPNWYAAVMGTSITASAGAGLPGRPGWLHAACTGLWALSVVVLLAVLAARAGHWLRHADRAREHLADPAVAPFYGCLPMALLAVGTGTLLLGPGVLGAHTAVAVDAVLWTVGAAAALLVAIAVPYLMVTRHRIGPDDASPVWLLPLVAPMVAAASGPALVAHLPAGAHQARATLLLACSGMFGASLLCVLVVLPLVWGRLVRHPLPLALTPTLLLVLGPLGQSTTAAGNLADAASGGLPVYAGALRAFSVLYGVPVMGFALLWLVLSAALLLRAARAGMGFAMTWWAFTFPVGTIVTGASALARHTGVHPVTWLAAALYVLLAAGFLGAAGGTVRQLAGARRAA, from the coding sequence ATGAGCACCCTCACCGCGCCCGCAGCCCCCGCCCCACCCCGTTCCACCCGTGTCCGGGGCGGCGCGCTGCGGGAGTTCGGCCCGAACTGGTACGCGGCGGTGATGGGCACGTCGATCACGGCCAGCGCCGGGGCCGGACTGCCCGGCCGCCCCGGGTGGCTGCACGCCGCGTGCACGGGGCTGTGGGCGCTGTCCGTCGTGGTGCTGCTGGCCGTGCTGGCCGCCCGTGCCGGGCACTGGCTGCGCCACGCCGACCGGGCCCGCGAGCACCTGGCCGACCCCGCGGTCGCCCCGTTCTACGGCTGCCTGCCGATGGCGCTGCTGGCCGTGGGCACCGGAACCCTGCTGCTGGGGCCCGGGGTGCTGGGGGCCCACACGGCGGTCGCGGTGGACGCGGTGCTCTGGACGGTCGGAGCGGCGGCGGCGCTGCTGGTCGCGATCGCGGTGCCGTACCTGATGGTGACGCGGCACCGGATCGGCCCGGACGACGCCTCCCCGGTGTGGCTGCTGCCGCTGGTGGCGCCGATGGTGGCCGCCGCGTCCGGTCCGGCGCTGGTGGCGCACCTGCCGGCCGGGGCGCACCAGGCCCGCGCCACCCTGCTGCTGGCCTGCTCGGGGATGTTCGGGGCGAGCCTGCTGTGCGTGCTGGTGGTGCTGCCGCTGGTGTGGGGGCGGCTGGTGCGGCACCCGCTGCCGCTGGCGCTGACCCCGACGCTGCTGCTGGTGCTGGGGCCGCTGGGCCAGTCCACCACCGCCGCCGGCAACCTCGCCGACGCCGCCTCGGGCGGGCTCCCGGTGTACGCGGGCGCGCTGCGGGCGTTCTCGGTGCTGTACGGGGTGCCGGTGATGGGCTTCGCGCTGCTGTGGCTGGTGCTGTCGGCGGCGCTGCTGCTGCGGGCGGCCCGCGCCGGGATGGGCTTTGCGATGACGTGGTGGGCCTTCACCTTCCCGGTGGGCACCATCGTGACGGGCGCCTCGGCGCTGGCCCGGCACACCGGCGTCCACCCGGTGACGTGGCTCGCGGCGGCCCTCTACGTCCTGCTCGCGGCCGGTTTCCTCGGCGCGGCCGGCGGCACCGTACGGCAGCTGGCGGGCGCGCGCCGCGCGGCGTGA
- a CDS encoding DUF2510 domain-containing protein, whose amino-acid sequence MTTTTPPGWYPEPGHTGNGPAMERWWNGTEWTEYTRTAPGPGTPQQDTPQQGAQPYGQPQDQPYGVQPYGVQPYGGQPYGGYPPATVISGGGGGRRRTSTVVLSIVAALVVIGGVIAGVLVLGDNSSSDNKAQSTPSTAPSGGFNRGGNGNGNGSGGLGGDSGGLGGSGGQAPDTQQPESPGTGGKTVTGPGTAADPLDGISLPVLKGWTGDESTDSSTADVVTGSYPCPQDSTSTCVRGGVFAQPALALNLKSTTAEAAAKEDIAGNAEQAYGSDIYGKTTSHEQLASESVTVAGKQGYLVRWKVDTASGTSGYVESLAFPSPTRDLLVVIRFGFDVSGKAPGLDTMDTITKGIKASSGTAGSGGGGTGV is encoded by the coding sequence GTGACGACGACGACCCCGCCCGGCTGGTACCCAGAACCCGGGCACACAGGCAACGGCCCGGCCATGGAACGCTGGTGGAACGGGACCGAGTGGACGGAGTACACGCGGACCGCGCCGGGCCCGGGCACGCCGCAGCAGGACACCCCGCAGCAGGGCGCCCAGCCGTACGGGCAGCCCCAGGACCAGCCGTACGGTGTCCAGCCCTACGGTGTCCAGCCCTACGGCGGGCAGCCGTACGGCGGCTATCCACCCGCCACCGTCATATCCGGCGGCGGGGGCGGGCGGCGGCGCACCAGCACCGTGGTGCTCTCGATCGTCGCCGCGCTCGTGGTGATCGGCGGCGTCATCGCGGGCGTGCTGGTGCTGGGCGACAACAGCAGCAGCGACAACAAGGCCCAGAGCACTCCGAGCACGGCGCCCAGCGGCGGCTTCAACCGTGGCGGGAACGGCAACGGCAACGGGAGCGGCGGCCTGGGCGGGGATAGCGGCGGCCTGGGCGGCAGCGGCGGCCAGGCCCCCGACACCCAGCAGCCGGAGAGCCCGGGCACCGGCGGCAAGACCGTCACGGGTCCCGGCACCGCGGCGGACCCGCTGGACGGCATCAGCCTGCCCGTCCTGAAGGGCTGGACCGGTGACGAGTCCACCGACAGCAGCACGGCCGACGTCGTCACCGGCAGCTACCCCTGCCCGCAGGACTCGACCTCGACGTGCGTGCGCGGCGGTGTCTTCGCCCAGCCCGCGCTGGCCCTGAACCTGAAGTCCACCACGGCCGAGGCGGCCGCCAAGGAGGACATCGCCGGCAACGCCGAGCAGGCGTACGGCTCCGACATCTACGGCAAGACCACCTCCCACGAGCAGCTGGCGTCCGAGTCGGTCACGGTGGCGGGCAAGCAGGGCTACCTGGTGCGGTGGAAGGTCGACACCGCGTCCGGAACCAGCGGTTACGTGGAGTCCCTGGCGTTCCCGTCGCCCACCCGCGACCTGCTGGTCGTGATCCGCTTCGGGTTCGACGTCAGCGGCAAGGCACCCGGCCTCGACACCATGGACACGATCACCAAGGGCATCAAGGCATCCAGCGGCACCGCCGGTTCCGGCGGGGGCGGCACCGGCGTCTGA
- a CDS encoding amino acid deaminase/aldolase: MSLRSADRTRYDRATAHLDAPVAIVDLAAFDVNAADLVRRAGGKPVRVASKSVRCRALLERVLAREGFAGVMAFTLPEALWLARAGFDDILLAYPSADRTAFAELAADPELAAAVSVMVDDEAQLDLIDASRGAEGTERVRVCLELDTSLRALAGRIRVGALRSPLRAPGELGAFARRVAARPGFRVVGVMAYEGHIAGVGDTVRGRPGRSLAVRLMQSAARRELAGRRAAAVAAVREAVPDLEFVNGGGTGSVQHTAAEDAVTEVAAGSGLYVPRLFDNYTSFHGRPAALFALPVVRRPGVGVVTVLGGGYPASGAAGRDRLPEPWLPEGLRYDPQEGPGEVQTPLLGPAADDLLIGDKVWFRHAKAGELCERFAELHLVEGESVVAVAPTYRGEGRTFL, from the coding sequence ATGTCCCTGCGCAGCGCGGACCGGACCCGGTACGACCGGGCGACCGCCCATCTCGACGCCCCCGTCGCCATCGTCGACCTGGCCGCGTTCGACGTGAACGCGGCCGACCTGGTCCGCCGTGCGGGCGGCAAGCCGGTACGGGTCGCCTCCAAGTCGGTGCGGTGCCGGGCGCTGCTCGAACGGGTGCTGGCCCGCGAGGGGTTCGCCGGGGTGATGGCCTTCACCCTTCCGGAGGCGCTGTGGCTGGCCCGGGCCGGCTTCGACGACATCCTGCTGGCCTACCCGTCGGCGGACCGGACAGCCTTCGCCGAGCTGGCGGCGGACCCGGAACTCGCCGCCGCCGTCTCGGTGATGGTGGACGACGAGGCCCAACTCGACCTGATCGACGCCTCCCGGGGCGCGGAGGGCACCGAACGCGTCCGGGTCTGTCTCGAACTGGACACCAGCCTGCGGGCGCTGGCCGGCCGGATCCGTGTCGGCGCGCTGCGCTCGCCGCTGCGCGCCCCCGGCGAACTGGGCGCGTTCGCCCGGCGGGTCGCCGCCCGGCCGGGTTTCCGCGTGGTGGGGGTGATGGCCTACGAGGGGCACATCGCCGGCGTCGGCGACACGGTACGCGGGCGTCCGGGCCGGTCGCTCGCGGTGCGGCTGATGCAGTCCGCGGCCCGGCGGGAACTGGCCGGCCGGCGGGCCGCCGCGGTGGCGGCGGTGCGGGAGGCCGTTCCGGACCTGGAGTTCGTCAACGGCGGCGGGACCGGCAGCGTCCAGCACACGGCGGCGGAGGACGCGGTGACGGAGGTGGCGGCGGGCTCGGGCCTGTACGTACCGCGGCTGTTCGACAACTACACGTCCTTCCACGGCCGCCCCGCCGCGCTGTTCGCGCTGCCGGTGGTGCGGCGGCCGGGGGTGGGCGTGGTGACCGTGCTCGGCGGCGGCTACCCGGCCTCCGGCGCGGCGGGCAGGGACCGGCTGCCCGAGCCCTGGCTGCCCGAGGGGCTGCGCTATGACCCGCAGGAGGGTCCGGGCGAGGTGCAGACCCCGCTGCTCGGGCCGGCCGCCGACGACCTGCTGATCGGCGACAAGGTGTGGTTCCGGCACGCCAAGGCGGGCGAGTTGTGCGAGCGCTTCGCCGAACTCCATCTGGTGGAGGGCGAGTCAGTGGTCGCGGTGGCCCCGACGTACCGGGGCGAGGGCCGGACGTTCCTGTAG